The Oscillospiraceae bacterium genome includes the window AGATTCTGAAGCGTGGCAGATGTGCCGTCGCCCTCCATATCGGAAAAGCCGTAATAATCGCGAATATTCTCCGCCGCGCGTAGCGCTATTTTATCAGGAAATATATGATTATGAACATCGATTATTTCTATTGTGCCAAGCGATTGAGATGAGTTCTGATTCTGCAATTTTTTATGCCTCTGATTCCTTTTTTTGAAACTATATTATATATCTTATTATAATATATGTCAAGATTCGGGATTAATCGTTTTTCTGTTCTTGAATATATATATTGCGATCATAGGTTGAATAATCGCCTGAGAAATCATTAAAAGTCTTACGGCCGAAATTTCTCCGCTGCCAAAAATCGTAAAATAACCGTTATTTGAAATAGATATGAACACAGCGCCGCATACAACTCCGAAAAATGTGGCAAGGTTCGTTGTGAACGAATAAAATGAAAAAAAATATGTTTTGCCGTTTTCGGGAAGATTCAAGTAAGGTAAATTAGCCCAGGACAAATTCATACCTACGCCCAGCGCGTGTTGAGTCAGCCTTACGGCAGGGTAAATCCAAAAATAATTGGATTTTGTGACAAACGAATACAGAAAAGTAATTGGAGCATCCATTAATATCGTTACTCCAAAGGTCTCAATCCATCCCCATCTGTTTAATAATCGGCGCCATATCGGAGAAATGAAAAGCAAAAACAGCGAATATGACACGTCGACAGCAGAAATAAGCGAAAATCCGAGCCCGATATCTAATAAATAATATGTCATAGATGATGAAGTAAGCGACGCCATGAACGACCACATTAGTATCACATACATGGTCGCCATAAACTTGCGGTTTTTTACCGGCAAAGTGAAAATTTTTACAAGAAAACCTTTTTTTGCGGGATCTTCATAACTATATTCTTTAGGTGAAAGAAGAACAAGCGCTTCGAACATGGCGACAACAAATGCGGCGATACGCATTGCTTTTATAACTTCGAGCTCATAAGGTGTGCCCTTCAATGCATCCGCCAAAAATCCTGAGCCGAGCAAAACGACTCCTGAAACACACGCTGTAATGATTTGATTGAATGAAAAGAATTCGTTTCGAGTCTCAGGAGGAATAAAATTGACATGCCATACCGACCATCCGCTTGACAGCATCGCATGAATTGCATTTGAAATAAAAAGAACAAAAGCAAACGCCAGCTTAAGCTTTTCGGTATTATTTATCAGATCGGGCAGTACCAATATTCCAAGCGTACTGATAGCATAAGCAAAAAGCCGGCAAGGAACCAGCACCCATCTTCTTTTTGCGAAGCGTTCGAGGAACATCGGCGAAAACAGCGAAAAACAGTTTGCCAATATGGGCAGATATGTGATAATTCCCATATCCGACATGGAAATATCGTTTAAACGCATAAACGCCGTATAAAAAACGCCGCTTGAAAAATATGTAATTATTGTGGAAAGGAGAGAAGATGCGAGCATAACGCATCTTCCCTTCGCTTTTTCATCATTAAGGTTGTAAATATAATAAAGCCTACTGTTTGTTTTATTGATTTTCAAGCGCAGACCTCTGACGATTATACTATATTAGTAGGAAAGATGCGTACAAGATTGAATTATATCATTATATTGAAAAAAGTCAATATACGCCATCCGCAGGTCAATATTGTAAAGAATACGATCAATATCCAAATATTTGTAATAGTTATATGTTCCTTGAATAGAATACACGTAAATTGGGCGTAAAGGATATACTTTTTGGGTAATATTACTACAGAATTCGTTCGATTTATAAATAATCACTTTTTTATGTCTAAAGCTTATCATTTCTCATAAGATAGTAATAAAAATATTTTTATTTGACTTGTATACAATTGTTATTACTGCCGAAACCTAATGTTGCTTTCGACGCAGATACGCCGAAAGCAACATTTATAGGTGGATAATATTAAATTACAGAGTATTCTAACCGTAAATACAGAGAAAGCCAGAGCCTCTTCTATCGTATTACAAATTTACCGTTTAAAAATGTCTACTGAAGAATGCCATTTTCGAACGGCATAATTTTGATAGGTGAAAAGCCAATCAAAACCTGCAGTATCAATAAAAGTCAGAAGAAAAACACGTTGTTATTCCTTTAATACCGGCTTTCTTGCGGCCAAGACTTCGTCGGGACGGCGTATCTGAGCGTTAACCGGCGCGTTTTTAAGAACTTCGGGCGTGCTTTTTGCCGTGTCAAGCAGTTTTTTCATTACGGCCGTCACTTCGTCGAGAGTCTCTTTAGATTCTGTCTCGGTCGGTTCAAACATGAGTGCTTCATGCACAATGAGCGGGAAATACATAGTCGGCGGATGTATACCCTCATCAATCATTCCCTTCGCTATATCCATAGCGGTCACTCCCGTTTCATTTTTAAGCTTCTCAAGAGTGAGGACAAATTCATGCATGCAAGAATAATTTCCATTGCTTCCGGATGCGGATTCGTATCCTATTTCCGTAAGGTGTTTTAATAGATAGTTGGCGTTCAGCACTGCCGTTTCAGACGCTTCCTTTATGCCGTCTGAACCGAGAGACAGAACATATGTAAGCGATTTAATTGCGACAGCGAAATTACCGTAAAACAGCTTCATATGCCCTATTGAGCATGCGGGATTGAAAAAGCCGTATTCATCATCCCGCTTTTCCGCAATCGGAGACGGTAAAAACTGCGCAAGAAATTCTTTACATCCGCA containing:
- a CDS encoding MFS transporter produces the protein MKINKTNSRLYYIYNLNDEKAKGRCVMLASSLLSTIITYFSSGVFYTAFMRLNDISMSDMGIITYLPILANCFSLFSPMFLERFAKRRWVLVPCRLFAYAISTLGILVLPDLINNTEKLKLAFAFVLFISNAIHAMLSSGWSVWHVNFIPPETRNEFFSFNQIITACVSGVVLLGSGFLADALKGTPYELEVIKAMRIAAFVVAMFEALVLLSPKEYSYEDPAKKGFLVKIFTLPVKNRKFMATMYVILMWSFMASLTSSSMTYYLLDIGLGFSLISAVDVSYSLFLLFISPIWRRLLNRWGWIETFGVTILMDAPITFLYSFVTKSNYFWIYPAVRLTQHALGVGMNLSWANLPYLNLPENGKTYFFSFYSFTTNLATFFGVVCGAVFISISNNGYFTIFGSGEISAVRLLMISQAIIQPMIAIYIFKNRKTINPES